A region of the Antedon mediterranea chromosome 4, ecAntMedi1.1, whole genome shotgun sequence genome:
GAAAGAGAAGTGTTTGGCATAGCGCGAGTACTTGAGAATCGCTGCTAAATTCCCATCCACAACTGTCCGAGTACCAGTCTACAAAAAGAGTGTGTTACGGTAAATCACATCCAACCTAAATAGTCAAACTTTTGATTGAGATTAATTTACATACTGCAAATATAGTACTACTCACCGTGAAAGTAACAGAGTTGTCAAATACTAACTTATCCAGGTGGTCTTCGGTTCCATTAAACTTCACTTCAGATTCCGTCGATTTACCACTGGCTTCTGGCGGTAACTTAAACAGTCGACACGTGATCGACGCATACTGGATATCACctttttatttaacaatagagagttttgttaaaaaatagaaattttcgtttgttttaaatatttttatattaaaagctGAACAGACATACCAACCAGTTCTTTATATTCGGGCTTGTTGACGTTAATTTTACGTATTGCATAAAGTCGTGGACGCGTAAATCCCACTTCTTCGGCAATTTCAAGCAATTGAGACCAGGTGAGTGCTCCAGCCAATCCATCACCTGTAATAAGATTGTAAATCAGTAATTGAAATTAGTACTTTCTTTTATGCTTTACAGAGAAGATAGTTCATTTCATTGTTGATGTAGTCCTAAACTCGATCATATAATGGTCGataataaaaattatcaatTCTCTGAGGCAATCCTATTTGGaacaaatcacaaattaaacATGTATAAACAATTAATGTCCAGGTTTATCACTCGATCAGTAATTAAATTGTGAACATTTGAATAGAGTTATTAGTACTAATTCATTCTCCCCagatattaaatgtaatttttatttcaaacctACTACTTACCCCAAAGTGATTTGTTTGTCTTCAAGGTGTCTGGAATCGGCTTATTAGCATACATATCGCTAAAAAAGATCTCACCTCCATCTTTTAAAGAAGTGTATGCTTCTTTTAACACTGACCGTTTATCGGGCGATAGGTTTATTACGCAGTTGGACctattatattaacatttaaaaaattaattttgagtgAAATGAGTGACGATGTGGTGATCCTATAATTAGTGGGTTAGGATAGGAAATgggttattatttaataataacgAATGATAATGGAGGATCTATGCAGTGACTCGAATCGGACATTATATTGTACAATCGATGCTGTTACTGCCCCACATGTCTGGCAACCTTTAACATATTGTAGACGGATGATAATTGCCAATAAGTAATAGTTTGAACTTACACAATAACGTCAAATTGGTTAGCCTTAATTCCAGATGCAGACAGCTTCTCTATATATCCTTCCTTAAAATCAACATTACTCTCGTTGTATCCGaatgcttggcaatgatagtcGACGTATTTCTTAGCAAAACTTAGctatataacattaaaacatacattgtggTTAAGCATTTAGAAGTTTTATAAGTGTGTGTATCGCTTGTATTTTATGCTGGTCGTCATATCATTGTCAGCGATGACCTCATAATTACGAAGACAACATAGTCCATAGACATTGCATTATTAGTTCGTTCAAATTCAACACTAacgttataatttgtttttgaattttgaatCTGCTGGTGGGGCACTGATTAGAACATTGGACTCTCATTGGTTCCTTCCAACCAACCCAGGTGACAAAAATTAGCACTGGTATTTTTACTGACTCAGACTGGTGTAACACTCACAAACATGAACAGTACTATCAGTGGAGGTCTGCTCTAAACGGTCAATGAAATGGAGATAGGTAGGCAGCACGGTGGTTAGATAGGTACGGTAGGCAGCACGGTGGTTAGATAGGTACGGTAGGCAGCACGGTGGTTAGATAGGTACGGTAGGCAGCACGGTCGTTAGATAGGTACGGTAGGCAGCACGGTCGTTAGATAGGTACGGTAGGCAGCACGGTCGTTAGATAGGTACGGTAGGCAGCACGGTCGTTAGATAGGTACGGTAGGCAGCACGGTCGTTAGAAAGGTACGGTAGGCAGCACGGTCGTTAGATAGGTACGGTAGGCAGCACGGTCGTTAGATAGGTACGGTAGGCAGCACGGTCGTTAGATAGGTACGGTAGGCAGCACGGTCGTTAGATAGGTACGGTAGGCAGCACGGTCGTTAGATAGGTACGGTAGGCAGCACGGTCGTTAGATAGGTACGGTAGGCAGCACGGTCGTTAGATAGGTACGGTAGGCAGCACGTTCGTTAGATAGGTACGGTAGGCAGCACGGTCGTTAGATAGGTACGGTAGGCAGCACGGTCGTTTTAGAAGCTTCGATTTCGACTTTACCCTTaggcttggttctcactaggacgcacCGCAACGACacaagcaatttgaccaatcatgacgtGTAATTGGTCAAATAACTAGTGCGTTGCGCGTCGCGTCCTGATtcccaagtgggaaccaagcatgtGTGAATTGGAATATAGGCCTTACAAACTGGGTCCTCTTGTAGACTACCTCAAAATTGTGATTATTGTCAAATTACTTGTTTAATTGATAAATGAAGGCTTACCAGTTCGTCGGTCATATCAATACCAGTGACATGACCATTTGGTCCAACCATCTTGCTAAGTAAATAGACATCTCGCCCTGTCCCACATCCCAAGTCAAGCACATGAGCCTCAAGTAGACAAGAAGGCAGAGGTAAACCACATCCAAAATATCTGGTGTAAgaaattaagataaaaataacTGGTGTAGCTAAACCTGAGGGTATCACTATCAGTAtatattttgtatgattttttaatttgtaaaggGGGTTAAACtgttttaaccatttaaagaaaAGCAtgttatttgaaaaaatatttatacaaaatctCGGCAGTCTGACGACCGAGGCAGGCCTAAAGTAAAATCGTTTTCAGATTCAATGACGGAATTAAGTACATCGTGTCacgaaaattgtaatttaaagcataaaatagtcaaattgtttGTCTGACAAACAAAAGTACTgtacaatttaaattataataaaaaatgcaataaaaacgAATAAAAAGGTAGACAAAGTACAATATCGCTCACTTTGTCTCTATGAACTACGGTATCTATAAGTTTAACATATTAACTTTTGTAGGAGTGTGTGATTTTTCTTTCTGTTCTCGGTTTTTGAATTGTTGgtagtttaggcctacattgacATTGGTTCGGAGCAAGCGAGGAATACTACCGGTACTGTACGGATATATAGGGGGACAATATTAAGCGAAGGTAAATTTAACAATTCTAAAGCTAAATTTATACACACTATACGGTAATTAGACTGGGCCAATTTTACCCAGTGAGGGACGCAGGTCCTGCAATTGATACATtgctaaatttattttatttttttattcaatttacaAGACctccactaacaggttgaaataaaagaaaaaagaacacaACTTTTACAATTTGAGATCTAaaaatggataaactattttaaaaatataaatatcataaacatttaATGTATTGACATTTTTAGCTAATCTTTGAAATAAACCTTTGTAACGTCACTGGCCCAAAAGTTACATGAATTAAATTCCTTGAGTGAGGGATAGGTAAGCCGTCGCTATTTCCAGATCCCGGGGAAAACTCCCTCTGACAGCCAGACAAATCGGGATACATTTCTCATAGGAACGTAAAATATTAGATGTTCAAAATGTACATGCATTCATGTCCTCATTATAAACGAACTCTTATATATTTAGACGATTAACttttcaataattaattaacacgatattaatacagtactttTAATTTACCTCTTCCAAATCCTAGTATATCTCTTTAAGAAGGTTTATACAGGGACAAAACAATTGCATATTCCAGGCAGAGGTAATATATTATTTCCGAAGTATAGGCCTAGACTGTATTTCTAAtccaaatgaaataataatgataataatttataaattaatacttTACTTTACTATATAATTTGAAGGGGTTAAACTATCCCGagtgaaagttttttttttcagattcagACACCAAATTCACTCCATCGCGTTGACACGTGGGTTGTGGACTTTGGACAAAAGGTTACAGAACAGATCGTCACGAAGAATCTATTTCTATCGACTTCAATCTGTTGATTATCAGTAGTGGGCCCGTCAGTGGGATACTAACGCTATAATTCGTAATTAAACAGCCTGAACATTTAGATTGTTGGCCATGTGCCTACACACCACATACCAAACGTGAACAATGCATGGGTTCAGAGACGAGCAACCCCAataatgacgtcacaatataaactaaaataaaaaataatgtagaTGCAGATAGGGTTGTTCAATTTGTGTGGGTTTAGCTTTTTAGGCTATGTCTGATTATTTATATACCAGcacattacaataataataaggCCTCAATAATAATACTCTTTTTACCTTTCCTTAATATCTCCATGTACCAAAGAAAGAGCATTTTTTGCGCCCTTCGTCATCATCTGTGTTGCTTTTAGTGAACAAACATCAGATCCAAACCTAATTGATCCTTcaagaacatttttataataatcttGCATGTCATTCCAAGTTTCTGTTGACTTTTTAACACAAGTAGACATGATGAAGAATAATACGATCAAAATATCGAAGATTAGGGTAttttgtatataggcctagtcgtCTTTTGTTATACCGGCGGCTTATATACTACTGAGAGTTATTATCAGTTGATACGGTCATCCTCGTACAAATATACGTGCCCGACTActtacatataaaaaaaacataatataccgtactatttaatattttagtcttaaaaatacattttgtataatGATTAAGTAGGATGGAAGACCTGCATTGGCGATGTATAGTTGTTGTACACTTAAATTTGCattatatttatctttataatatttacattacattaaaaatgttttacccCCCCTCATGTCATTCAAGGGTTATATTTATTGCCGACGTCATGCAAGGTCACAGACAGGAAGTGATTAGATTATTTAAACCAAAGTGAGACTATCTTTGTTAAAACTATAAACTGGtggtacgtaggcctacaaaacacagaaaaaacgtttaatattttaacCAAATTATCTGTGCATGGTCtatgacagacaatttaagtattttttgcttatTATTTTTGTAGGTAAATCCagtttttgtcaaagtgaataactatgaCATTAAATtggcatattaaacaaaaattgaaaaacatcttttttagggggacaaaaTCTTTAACGAAATATTCTTCAAAACGTAGTTGTGTAGGTACAGTTCCGATCTCTGCCacaatgtttttataataataataatatttatttggaacaacacttttttaacagtggcacacatgcgtagatggtgcgtccataccaattacaaaattcaatacaaaaacaatgaaaaataaaaactgaaacgaaaataaaacatatttaaatgacATAAAATTTGACTCGACGCTATTACAAaacttatttacaaactaaaactACACCAATATACAACTACTAATTTTGCAACAGCAATGCCTGGAAAAGAAAACAGGAATAACGTGCTTCCTAGGACATATTGAACCTTAATAGATAGGTCACCAGAAATAAAATTTACCCAAGTATCTACACAATTTATTGCAATAAGTTTATGTTGAAGTGTTTGTAATtcttattacaaataaacaggAAATGTTTAACATCTTCTTCACCTGACCCACAAACCTTACACTTGTCATTTAGATTATCAATGTTCcacttatttgtaatttttccaaGTGGTAAAGTGTTTGAAcaaagtttaaattttaaacttgaGCCATAAAAATCTGTTTTATCCAGTAGGTAAGGTTCTAGGCTAGGTGACTCTTTTATCAAAGAGTAATTTTACAGGGGGCGCTATTATAATCGAGCGTTCTCATCCCGTGCTCAGATTTTGCTGGTGTGGTTTTTTCGCGGATTCATGCGGCTACTGTACTGCTGCTAGGCTAGTTTGTTACGTACATGGCCGTGTGTATGATCGGGAATATGGAGTGACTTGCAAAGTTAGTCGCTTTACATTTCATGTTGGTTGACTATTTTGTTTAAAGAAGTTTGACGGATAGCTATTGTTTCATAATCGTCGTAATGTTCTGCATATGATATGGAACTCAGCAGATCATGGACAATGGAGACGATTATGAAGCGCTGCCTACC
Encoded here:
- the LOC140047466 gene encoding arsenite methyltransferase-like, which gives rise to MSTCVKKSTETWNDMQDYYKNVLEGSIRFGSDVCSLKATQMMTKGAKNALSLVHGDIKERYFGCGLPLPSCLLEAHVLDLGCGTGRDVYLLSKMVGPNGHVTGIDMTDELLSFAKKYVDYHCQAFGYNESNVDFKEGYIEKLSASGIKANQFDVIVSNCVINLSPDKRSVLKEAYTSLKDGGEIFFSDMYANKPIPDTLKTNKSLWGDGLAGALTWSQLLEIAEEVGFTRPRLYAIRKINVNKPEYKELVGDIQYASITCRLFKLPPEASGKSTESEVKFNGTEDHLDKLVFDNSVTFTTGTRTVVDGNLAAILKYSRYAKHFSFTSLSTEAPPHQNDISDPFGLLSCK